The Blattabacterium cuenoti genome includes a region encoding these proteins:
- a CDS encoding shikimate dehydrogenase family protein, whose amino-acid sequence MEHENKKIYGLIGKNIQYSFSRKFFLEKFNKESIINTDYKIFDIPKIENVSLIFQKPYLKGCNVTIPYKTSIMSFLTHITPEAKSIGSVNVVKIHNQCTTGFNTDILGFEYSFKKNLNHINQKNLKALILGTGGVSKTISFVLNKLKISYQYVSRKKNKNFLSYEDINQNLLKEYRIIINCTPVGTYPNINSCPSLPYQYISHDHYFYDLVYNPNQTLFLKKAEEKGAITKNGLEMLYIQAEESWKIWKM is encoded by the coding sequence ATGGAACATGAAAATAAAAAAATTTATGGATTGATAGGAAAAAATATTCAATATTCTTTTTCTAGAAAATTTTTTTTAGAAAAATTTAATAAAGAATCTATCATCAACACAGATTACAAAATTTTTGATATTCCAAAAATAGAAAATGTATCATTGATATTTCAAAAACCATATTTAAAAGGATGTAATGTGACAATACCTTACAAGACAAGTATTATGTCTTTTTTAACTCATATTACACCTGAAGCAAAATCTATAGGATCTGTAAATGTTGTGAAAATTCATAATCAATGTACAACAGGATTTAATACAGATATTTTAGGTTTTGAATATTCTTTTAAAAAAAATTTAAATCACATCAATCAAAAAAATTTAAAAGCATTAATTTTAGGAACAGGTGGAGTTTCCAAAACAATTTCATTTGTTTTAAACAAATTAAAAATTTCATATCAATATGTTTCTAGAAAAAAGAACAAAAATTTTTTATCTTATGAAGATATCAATCAAAATTTATTGAAAGAATACAGAATTATCATTAATTGTACTCCTGTCGGAACGTATCCAAACATAAATTCATGTCCATCTTTACCTTATCAATATATTTCTCATGATCATTATTTTTATGACTTAGTCTACAATCCAAATCAAACTTTATTTTTAAAAAAAGCAGAAGAAAAAGGAGCTATCACAAAAAATGGATTAGAAATGTTATATATTCAAGCAGAGGAGTCTTGGAAAATATGGAAAATGTAA
- the rpsU gene encoding 30S ribosomal protein S21 → MILITIVREGESIDKALKKSKKKFDKTRILKEFREKQQYIKPSEDRRNEILRAKYRERMKLKKEE, encoded by the coding sequence ATGATTTTAATTACTATTGTTAGAGAAGGGGAATCAATCGATAAAGCTTTAAAAAAAAGTAAAAAAAAATTTGATAAAACTCGTATTTTAAAAGAATTTAGAGAAAAACAACAATATATAAAACCTTCTGAAGATAGAAGAAATGAAATATTAAGAGCAAAATATAGAGAACGTATGAAATTGAAAAAAGAAGAATAG
- a CDS encoding cysteine desulfurase family protein: MKRAYLDNAASTPIRNEVLKVMIDTFKYSLGNPSSVQHSYGREARSILEESRISIAKRIKASPSEIIFTSGGTEANNLILKSSILDLGIKHILTSKIEHLSVLQTVLDLSIRYKISVNFVSINDKGTLDFNNMEEILKKNMHKKTLVSLMYANNEIGNLLDIDKAIFLCKKYNAYFHSDTIQIIGNYPIEMDKFSFDFATASAHKFYGPKGIGFAFIRKNILKKIKPFISGGIQEYGIRSGTENIHGIAGLSEALRLSYCHSSNYIKKLKNLKFYCISELKKIIPDIVFNGLSYHLDKSIPSILNFLYPTKKDHLLYFHLDLMGVSVSKGSSCNSSIKKVSHVIQSITYDKYLLNQTMPIRVSFGIFNEKQDIDLLIKALQEIRR, encoded by the coding sequence ATGAAACGAGCATATTTGGACAACGCCGCATCTACTCCTATAAGAAACGAAGTTTTGAAAGTCATGATCGACACATTTAAATACTCATTAGGAAATCCTTCTTCTGTGCAACATAGTTATGGAAGAGAAGCTCGTTCCATATTAGAGGAATCTAGAATATCTATAGCTAAAAGGATTAAAGCATCACCTTCTGAAATTATTTTTACTTCAGGAGGAACTGAAGCAAATAATTTGATATTAAAATCTTCAATATTAGATTTAGGAATTAAACATATTTTAACTTCAAAAATAGAACATTTATCTGTTTTACAAACAGTTTTAGACCTATCCATTAGATATAAGATATCTGTAAATTTTGTTTCAATTAATGATAAAGGAACATTAGATTTTAATAATATGGAAGAAATATTGAAAAAAAATATGCATAAAAAAACGCTTGTGAGTTTAATGTATGCTAATAATGAAATTGGAAATTTATTAGATATAGATAAAGCAATTTTTTTGTGTAAAAAATATAATGCTTATTTTCATTCAGATACAATCCAAATTATTGGAAATTATCCGATTGAAATGGATAAATTTTCTTTTGATTTTGCTACTGCAAGTGCACATAAATTTTATGGACCAAAAGGAATAGGTTTTGCTTTTATAAGAAAAAATATTTTAAAAAAAATAAAACCTTTTATTTCTGGTGGAATTCAGGAATACGGAATTCGTTCGGGTACAGAAAATATACATGGAATAGCTGGTCTATCAGAAGCTTTACGTTTATCTTATTGCCATTCTTCGAATTATATAAAAAAATTAAAAAATTTAAAATTTTATTGTATTTCAGAATTGAAAAAAATAATTCCCGATATCGTTTTTAATGGATTATCTTATCATCTTGACAAAAGTATTCCCTCCATATTAAATTTTTTATATCCAACAAAAAAAGATCATTTATTATATTTTCATTTAGATTTAATGGGAGTTTCTGTATCTAAAGGTAGTTCTTGCAATAGTAGCATAAAAAAAGTATCTCATGTTATTCAATCTATTACATATGACAAATATTTATTAAATCAAACGATGCCTATTCGAGTTTCTTTTGGTATTTTTAATGAAAAACAAGATATAGATTTACTCATCAAAGCTTTGCAAGAAATCAGAAGATAA
- a CDS encoding uracil-DNA glycosylase: MLKKKLNWNYFLQEEYNKPYFIKLLKIIRIEYNRFICFPKIGDIFSCMKHCSFQKLKVVIIGQDPYHKENQADGLCFSVPDGIPFPPSLRNIFTEVNNCFNQQNLYPNSGSLIHWAKQGVLLLNSILTVRKGSPLSHKNIGWEFFTDQIIKIISNRKKNVVFLFWGKWAQEKIYLINSFHNHYILKTSHPSPFSAHMGFFGSRHFEKTNDFLKRIGKKTIFW, encoded by the coding sequence ATGCTAAAAAAAAAATTAAATTGGAATTATTTTTTGCAAGAAGAATATAATAAACCTTATTTTATAAAATTATTGAAAATTATTAGAATTGAATATAATCGTTTTATTTGCTTTCCTAAAATAGGAGATATTTTTTCTTGTATGAAACATTGTTCTTTTCAAAAATTAAAAGTAGTTATTATAGGACAAGATCCTTATCATAAGGAAAATCAAGCAGATGGACTTTGTTTTTCTGTTCCTGATGGAATCCCTTTTCCTCCTTCTTTAAGAAATATCTTTACAGAAGTCAATAATTGTTTTAATCAACAAAATTTATATCCTAATAGTGGTTCTTTAATTCATTGGGCCAAACAAGGAGTATTATTGCTAAATTCAATTTTAACGGTAAGAAAAGGATCTCCTTTATCTCATAAAAATATAGGATGGGAGTTTTTTACTGATCAAATCATAAAAATTATTTCTAATAGAAAAAAAAATGTTGTTTTTCTTTTTTGGGGAAAATGGGCTCAAGAAAAAATATATTTAATTAATTCTTTTCATAATCATTACATTTTAAAAACATCACATCCTTCTCCTTTTTCTGCTCATATGGGTTTTTTCGGATCTAGACATTTTGAAAAAACTAATGATTTCTTAAAAAGAATAGGAAAAAAAACTATTTTTTGGTAA
- the rny gene encoding ribonuclease Y: protein MKINVGFSVLMGFVIGIVTCYFFGKKTILKKYIQLLEKANFQAKKIINNAEKEGESIKKNKMLQAKEKFIELKSKHERNVHLRERKIIDIEKKTREKENRLSKEIDIYFKKNNRLEAQIHDYEKKYKILKNKQEEFKNMHIQQIELLEKISNYSSEEAKNELIEILKEEAKAKAQTYIQNIIEESQLTAKMEAKKIVIQAIQRIGTEQAVENAVSVFNIESDDVKGRIIGREGRNIRALEKATGVEIIVDDTPEAILLSCFNPIRREIARLSLHKLVVDGRIHPARIEEIVAKTEKQIEEEIIEIGKKNIIDLGIHGIHPELIRMIGRMKYRSSYGQNLLQHSREVAHLSGILASELGLNSKFAKRAGLLHDIGKVSENESELPHAILGMQWSEKYGENMEVCNAVGSHHDEIEMKVLISPIVQVADSISGARPGVRRNSFESYSKRLKNLENIAFSFDGVNKAFAIQAGRELRVLVESDKIDDKKAFQLSCDITEKIKNEMTYPGQIKVTVIRETRAVQIAR, encoded by the coding sequence ATGAAAATAAATGTTGGATTTTCGGTCCTAATGGGGTTTGTGATTGGAATTGTTACATGTTATTTTTTCGGTAAAAAAACTATATTAAAAAAATATATTCAATTATTAGAGAAAGCTAATTTTCAAGCAAAAAAAATTATAAATAATGCAGAAAAAGAAGGAGAATCCATAAAAAAAAATAAAATGCTTCAAGCAAAAGAAAAATTTATAGAACTTAAATCTAAACATGAAAGAAACGTTCATTTAAGAGAGAGAAAAATAATTGATATAGAAAAAAAAACAAGAGAAAAAGAAAATAGATTATCCAAAGAAATAGATATTTATTTTAAAAAAAATAATCGTTTAGAAGCACAAATACATGATTACGAAAAAAAATATAAAATTCTGAAAAATAAACAAGAAGAATTTAAAAATATGCATATTCAACAAATAGAATTACTCGAAAAAATATCTAATTATTCTTCTGAAGAAGCTAAAAACGAATTAATTGAAATTCTAAAAGAAGAAGCAAAAGCCAAAGCACAAACTTACATACAAAATATTATAGAAGAATCACAGCTAACTGCAAAAATGGAGGCAAAAAAAATTGTTATTCAAGCAATTCAAAGAATAGGAACAGAACAAGCAGTTGAAAATGCAGTATCCGTTTTTAATATAGAATCTGATGATGTAAAAGGTCGTATAATTGGAAGAGAAGGAAGAAATATAAGAGCTTTAGAAAAAGCAACAGGAGTAGAAATTATTGTAGATGATACTCCAGAAGCAATTTTATTATCTTGTTTTAATCCTATTCGAAGGGAAATCGCCCGATTATCTCTTCATAAATTAGTTGTAGATGGACGCATACATCCAGCTAGAATTGAAGAAATCGTAGCAAAAACAGAAAAACAAATTGAAGAAGAAATAATAGAAATAGGAAAAAAAAATATTATTGATTTAGGAATTCATGGAATACATCCGGAATTAATTCGAATGATAGGAAGAATGAAATATCGCTCTTCTTATGGACAAAATCTTCTACAGCATTCTCGAGAAGTCGCTCATTTATCAGGAATATTAGCTTCTGAATTAGGATTAAATTCAAAATTTGCAAAACGAGCTGGATTATTACATGATATAGGAAAAGTATCTGAAAACGAATCAGAACTTCCTCATGCTATTTTAGGAATGCAATGGTCAGAAAAATATGGAGAAAATATGGAAGTTTGTAATGCTGTAGGATCACATCATGATGAAATAGAAATGAAAGTGTTAATCTCTCCTATAGTCCAAGTTGCAGATTCTATTAGCGGAGCTCGTCCTGGAGTAAGAAGGAATTCTTTTGAATCTTATTCAAAAAGACTAAAAAATTTAGAAAATATAGCCTTCAGTTTTGATGGAGTAAATAAAGCTTTTGCTATACAAGCAGGAAGAGAATTGCGTGTATTAGTTGAAAGTGATAAAATTGATGATAAAAAAGCTTTTCAATTATCTTGTGATATAACAGAAAAAATAAAAAATGAAATGACTTATCCTGGTCAAATTAAAGTGACAGTTATTAGAGAAACTAGAGCTGTACAAATAGCTAGATAA
- a CDS encoding deoxyhypusine synthase family protein, translated as MKDSPITSFIKKYFLHFNALTLSEAAEAYKYHIQNNGKMMITLAGAMSTAELGKILSKMIRKDLVHIISCTGANLEEDILNLIAHSYYKKIPNYRDLTPNDEKNFLKKGYYRVTDTCIPEEQAFKKLQKYILKIWMRAQKKSERYFPHEYIYQLLLEDILEPYYNIDAKNSWVLAAAEKNLPIIVPGWEDSTIGNIFASYCMQKLLNPFLIKNGIEYMIYLAKWYQIESVKHKIGFFQIGGGISGDFPICVVPMLSQDIGFHPTPFWSYFCQISDSTTSYGSYSGAIPNEKITWGKLDKDTPKFIIESDATIVAPLIFAYILNM; from the coding sequence ATGAAAGACTCTCCTATTACTTCTTTTATTAAAAAATATTTTCTTCATTTTAATGCTTTAACTTTGTCAGAAGCTGCAGAAGCATATAAATATCATATTCAAAATAATGGAAAAATGATGATCACACTAGCAGGAGCAATGAGCACTGCTGAATTAGGAAAAATATTATCTAAAATGATACGAAAAGATCTAGTTCATATCATTTCTTGTACAGGAGCTAACTTAGAAGAAGATATATTAAATTTAATAGCTCATTCCTATTATAAAAAAATACCTAATTATCGAGATTTAACTCCTAATGATGAAAAAAATTTTTTAAAAAAAGGATATTATAGAGTAACAGATACTTGTATTCCTGAAGAACAAGCTTTTAAAAAATTACAAAAATATATATTAAAAATATGGATGAGAGCTCAAAAGAAATCAGAACGTTATTTTCCTCATGAATACATTTATCAATTATTATTAGAAGATATTTTAGAACCTTATTACAATATAGATGCAAAAAATAGTTGGGTATTAGCTGCAGCAGAAAAAAATCTCCCTATTATAGTTCCAGGGTGGGAAGATAGTACAATTGGAAATATCTTTGCTTCATATTGTATGCAAAAACTATTGAACCCATTCCTTATCAAAAATGGAATTGAATATATGATATATTTGGCAAAATGGTATCAAATAGAATCTGTTAAACATAAAATTGGATTCTTCCAAATTGGAGGTGGAATATCAGGAGATTTTCCTATTTGTGTAGTTCCTATGTTATCTCAAGATATAGGATTTCATCCTACTCCTTTTTGGTCTTATTTTTGTCAAATTTCTGATTCAACGACCAGTTATGGATCTTATTCTGGAGCTATTCCTAATGAAAAAATTACTTGGGGAAAACTTGATAAAGATACTCCAAAATTTATTATCGAATCAGATGCAACTATAGTTGCTCCACTAATTTTTGCATACATATTGAATATGTAA
- a CDS encoding 4Fe-4S binding protein has translation MSIKITEKCINCGACEPECPNKAIYEGGKKWRMSDGTSLIKNKTLDPTIFQKPKKKDIYFIVSEKCTECVGFYNEPQCVIICPVQCCVPGNYEKKESLIVKKNFLHRNR, from the coding sequence ATGTCCATAAAAATTACAGAAAAATGTATCAACTGTGGTGCTTGTGAACCAGAATGTCCTAATAAAGCAATTTATGAGGGAGGAAAAAAGTGGAGAATGTCAGATGGCACTTCTTTGATAAAAAACAAAACATTAGATCCAACTATATTTCAAAAACCAAAAAAAAAAGATATATATTTTATTGTTTCGGAAAAATGTACAGAATGCGTGGGATTTTATAACGAACCACAATGTGTTATCATATGTCCAGTTCAATGTTGTGTTCCAGGTAATTATGAAAAAAAAGAATCTCTTATTGTGAAAAAAAATTTTTTGCACAGAAATCGTTAA
- the lpdA gene encoding dihydrolipoyl dehydrogenase has product MKNLYDLVVIGSGPGGYISAIRASQLGLRTAVIEKYQELGGTCLNVGCIPSKSLLDSSKYFSLAKKNYSSHGIFFEKLFFDFKKMMNRKNEIVRNINNGIKYLMKKNQIDLYQGIGSFKSENVLSLREKKSLQEKKEIQFQYCIISTGSKPSGLFNLDFDIKNRIISSTEAMNLNEIPKKLIIIGGGIIGLELGSIFNRLGSKIIIIETMDKIISNMDDSLSKEIQNILERSSIQIETSLSISNIFQENHEEISVIAKYHNNEKEIKFVGNYCLLSIGRTPYTKNLGLENIKIKTNEKGFILVNDNLQTSIRNIYAIGDVVGGKMLAHKAEEEGLHAVEHIVGEKPNKLNDNLIPSIIYTYPEVASIGYSENEVKKNKIEYNVGIFPMKILGKARTSGCTDGFLKMISHKNTDEILGVHIIGDHASDMIMEASVAMEFRSSSEDIYRICHPHPTLSEAFKEAALLNFENRSIHM; this is encoded by the coding sequence ATGAAAAATTTATACGATCTTGTTGTAATTGGATCTGGTCCAGGTGGTTATATATCTGCAATTAGAGCAAGTCAGTTGGGACTTCGTACTGCTGTTATAGAAAAATATCAAGAATTAGGCGGAACATGTTTAAATGTAGGATGTATTCCTTCTAAATCTCTTTTAGATTCTTCTAAATATTTTTCATTAGCTAAGAAAAATTATTCTTCACATGGAATTTTTTTTGAAAAATTATTTTTTGATTTCAAAAAAATGATGAATAGAAAAAATGAAATAGTAAGAAACATAAATAATGGAATCAAATATTTAATGAAAAAAAATCAAATTGATTTATATCAAGGAATCGGTTCATTTAAATCTGAAAATGTTCTTTCATTGAGAGAGAAAAAATCCTTACAAGAAAAAAAAGAAATCCAATTTCAATATTGTATAATATCTACAGGATCTAAACCTTCAGGTTTATTTAATTTAGATTTTGATATAAAAAACAGAATTATTTCTTCCACAGAAGCTATGAATTTAAACGAAATACCAAAAAAATTAATCATAATTGGAGGAGGGATAATTGGATTAGAATTAGGTTCTATTTTTAATAGATTGGGAAGTAAAATTATTATCATAGAAACTATGGATAAAATTATATCAAATATGGATGATTCTTTAAGTAAAGAAATACAAAATATATTAGAAAGATCTTCCATTCAAATAGAAACTTCTTTATCTATTTCCAATATATTTCAAGAAAATCATGAAGAAATATCTGTTATAGCAAAATATCATAATAATGAAAAAGAAATAAAATTTGTAGGAAATTATTGTTTATTATCAATAGGAAGAACTCCATACACTAAAAATTTAGGTTTAGAAAATATAAAAATCAAAACGAATGAAAAAGGATTTATACTTGTAAATGATAATTTACAAACTTCCATTCGGAATATATATGCTATTGGAGATGTTGTGGGTGGTAAAATGTTAGCACATAAAGCTGAAGAAGAAGGATTACATGCCGTTGAACATATAGTAGGAGAAAAACCAAATAAATTAAATGATAATTTAATTCCTTCAATAATTTATACTTATCCAGAAGTAGCCAGTATTGGGTATTCAGAAAATGAAGTTAAAAAAAATAAAATAGAATATAATGTAGGAATTTTTCCAATGAAAATTTTAGGAAAAGCTCGTACAAGTGGTTGTACAGATGGTTTTTTAAAAATGATTTCTCATAAAAACACAGATGAAATTTTAGGAGTTCATATTATTGGAGATCATGCGTCAGATATGATTATGGAAGCTTCTGTTGCTATGGAATTTCGGTCATCTTCAGAAGATATATATAGAATATGTCATCCTCATCCTACTCTCAGTGAAGCATTCAAAGAAGCTGCTCTACTAAATTTTGAAAATCGTTCTATACATATGTAA
- the ribD gene encoding bifunctional diaminohydroxyphosphoribosylaminopyrimidine deaminase/5-amino-6-(5-phosphoribosylamino)uracil reductase RibD, protein MKYQEIFMGRAIQIAKNGLGLTSPNPMVGCVIERNGVVISEGWHYKYGMDHAESLAINNIKDQYLFLDSTLYVTLEPCVHFGETPPCVDLIIQKNIPRVIVGIEDPCDKVKGLGIKKLKKYGIEVIENVLKDQCRILNKRFFTFYEKKRPYIILKWAESDDGFIYSKNKKDNLISGIYARQLNHKWRSEEDGILVGRKTVLNDNPKLNVRKWFCNKNPVRIFIDQKLSISNSHFILDGSQNTIVFTEIYKKNKKNIEYIQISFEKKIINQILNFLYKKKILSLIVEGGKKTLESFIKENIWDECRIFICEVILDNGLKAPRIEGIISKKMNLGKDRLFIKLSI, encoded by the coding sequence ATGAAATATCAAGAAATTTTTATGGGAAGAGCAATACAGATAGCTAAGAATGGATTAGGACTTACTTCTCCCAATCCTATGGTTGGATGTGTAATAGAAAGAAATGGAGTAGTAATATCGGAAGGATGGCATTATAAATATGGAATGGATCATGCTGAATCTTTAGCTATTAATAATATAAAAGATCAATATCTATTTTTAGATTCTACTTTATATGTTACACTGGAACCATGTGTTCATTTTGGAGAAACTCCTCCTTGTGTCGATTTAATAATTCAAAAAAATATTCCAAGAGTAATAGTGGGAATAGAAGACCCTTGTGATAAAGTCAAGGGTTTAGGTATTAAAAAATTAAAAAAATATGGAATAGAAGTGATAGAGAATGTCTTAAAAGATCAATGTCGAATCTTAAATAAACGTTTTTTTACTTTTTATGAAAAAAAACGTCCTTATATCATATTAAAATGGGCAGAAAGTGATGATGGTTTTATATATTCAAAAAATAAAAAAGATAATTTGATTAGTGGGATATATGCTAGACAACTCAATCATAAATGGAGATCTGAAGAAGATGGAATTTTAGTAGGAAGAAAAACTGTATTGAATGACAATCCAAAATTAAATGTTAGAAAATGGTTTTGTAATAAAAATCCTGTTAGAATTTTTATTGATCAAAAACTAAGTATTTCCAATTCTCATTTTATTTTAGACGGATCACAAAATACTATTGTATTTACAGAAATATATAAAAAGAACAAAAAAAACATAGAGTATATTCAAATTTCTTTTGAAAAAAAAATAATAAATCAAATATTGAATTTTTTATATAAAAAAAAAATATTATCGCTAATAGTAGAAGGAGGAAAGAAAACTTTAGAAAGCTTTATCAAAGAAAATATTTGGGATGAGTGTCGTATTTTTATATGCGAAGTTATATTAGATAATGGACTAAAAGCACCAAGAATAGAAGGTATCATATCGAAAAAAATGAATCTTGGAAAAGATCGGCTTTTTATTAAATTATCGATTTAA
- a CDS encoding acyl-CoA reductase — translation MVQVFDKLGLLFREVKKFYTHNKYHSKDSKKFIPSFQRIINKITIKNNWFRTEDLLVTFDQWGKNLKKEKLESWINKYSFTKKKSKNILVIMPGNIPMVGFHDFLCVLLSGHKIIIKLSEEDNLLLPFLCEIIINEKPILKNKIKFTKNIFHEKFDYVIATGNNNTVRYFEYYFRKYPTLFRKSRTSVAVLQGNEKKEELIALNQDMLTYSGRGCRNVGKIFIPRNYNVDLILKKSFVCEYITKNYKYIDNYRYYLSIFKMNKASFQRNHFVLFKEEKNYHSPISVIYYEFYDDLNHLRKKILENQNSIQCIVSKNFFYKEIFFGKTQYPKLEDYTDGIDTIQFLNR, via the coding sequence ATGGTTCAAGTTTTTGATAAGTTAGGATTACTATTTAGAGAAGTTAAAAAATTTTATACACATAACAAATATCATTCCAAAGATTCTAAAAAATTTATTCCTTCTTTTCAAAGAATTATTAATAAAATAACTATTAAAAATAATTGGTTTAGAACAGAAGATTTGTTAGTAACTTTTGATCAATGGGGAAAAAATTTAAAAAAAGAAAAGTTAGAATCCTGGATAAATAAATATTCTTTTACAAAGAAGAAATCTAAAAATATTCTTGTTATTATGCCTGGAAATATCCCTATGGTGGGATTTCATGATTTTTTATGCGTTCTTTTATCAGGACATAAAATCATAATTAAATTATCTGAAGAAGATAATTTGCTACTTCCATTTTTATGTGAAATAATAATAAATGAAAAACCTATATTGAAAAATAAAATAAAATTTACAAAAAATATTTTTCATGAAAAATTTGATTATGTAATAGCTACTGGAAACAATAATACAGTGCGTTATTTTGAATATTATTTCAGAAAATATCCTACTTTATTTAGAAAGAGTAGAACTTCTGTGGCAGTATTGCAAGGTAATGAAAAAAAAGAAGAGTTAATAGCTCTCAATCAAGATATGTTGACTTATTCGGGTAGGGGATGTCGAAATGTAGGAAAAATATTTATACCTCGTAATTATAATGTTGATTTGATTTTAAAAAAATCATTTGTATGCGAGTATATTACAAAAAATTACAAGTATATAGATAATTATAGATATTATTTATCCATATTCAAAATGAATAAAGCTTCTTTTCAAAGAAATCATTTTGTTCTTTTTAAAGAAGAAAAAAATTATCATAGTCCGATATCTGTTATTTATTATGAATTTTATGATGATTTAAATCATTTAAGAAAAAAAATTTTAGAAAATCAAAATTCTATACAATGTATAGTATCTAAAAATTTTTTTTATAAAGAGATATTTTTCGGAAAAACACAATATCCAAAATTAGAAGATTATACAGATGGAATTGATACGATTCAATTTTTAAATCGATAA